In Mercurialis annua linkage group LG6, ddMerAnnu1.2, whole genome shotgun sequence, the following are encoded in one genomic region:
- the LOC126653880 gene encoding acyl-CoA-binding domain-containing protein 1-like: MADWHQFLQSIFLGLIFSYLLAKLISIVVAFKDDNLTITREPLITPQSSTVTAAQSTHETESLIAEHGSVRNESIAGGDTDYDSDGGGDDEDDDWEGVESTLLDETFSAATAFVAAAAADRLSQKVSTDVQLQLYGLYKIATEGPCSAPPPSALKMSARAKWQAWQKLGALPPEDAMEKYIDIVTELYPSWLSGSAIKKKGGDGDGPRTDAKGPMGPVFSTYVYEEESGEESKMEAIHAFAREGDVKNLLNCIESGVFVNLKDSEGRTAMHWAVDRGHLNAVEALVGMNADVNAKDNEGQTPLHYAAVCDREAIAELLVKQNADTSLKDNDGNSACDLSESGWPCLRHAGTTHTD, from the exons ATGGCCGATTGGCATCAATTTCTCCAATCAATTTTCCTAGGTCTAATCTTCTCTTACCTTCTAGCCAAACTAATCTCCATCGTCGTCGCTTTCAAAGACGACAATCTCACCATCACACGGGAGCCGTTAATTACTCCTCAGTCTTCTACTGTAACCGCCGCTCAGTCGACTCACGAGACCGAGTCACTGATTGCCGAGCACGGCAGCGTCAGGAATGAGAGTATAGCTGGCGGCGACACTGACTATGACAGTGATGGTGGTGGCGATGATGAGGATGATGATTGGGAAGGTGTTGAGAGTACATTACTTGATGAAACGTTTAGTGCAGCTACGGCGTTTGTTGCGGCGGCGGCTGCTGATCGGCTGTCGCAGAAGGTGTCTACTGATGTTCAGTTGCAGCTTTATGGATTGTATAAGATTGCTACTGAAGGACCTTGTAGTGCTCCTCCCCCTTCTGCTCTCAAAATGAGTGCTCGAGCTAAATG GCAAGCATGGCAGAAACTGGGTGCATTGCCTCCGGAAGATGCGATGGAGAAGTACATTGATATTGTTACAGAGTTATATCCATCTTGGCTATCTGGTTCAGCCATT AAAAAGAAAGGCGGAGATGGCGATGGACCACGTACAGATGCAAAAGGACCAATGGGTCCAGTTTTCAGCACTTATGTTTATGAGGAGGAATCTGGAGAAGAGTC GAAAATGGAAGCCATCCATGCCTTTGCTAGAGAGGGAGATGTGAAGAATTTACTCAATTGTATAGAGAGCGGTGTTTTTGTCAACTTGAAAG ATAGTGAGGGTCGGACTGCTATGCATTGGGCTGTAGACCGCGGTCACCTTAATGCCGTAGAAGCTCTTGTTGGAATGAACGCTGACGTAAATGCGAAG GACAATGAAGGCCAAACTCCATTGCATTATGCTGCTGTTTGTGATAGAGAAGCGATTGCTGAATTACTTGTAAAGCAAAATGCAGACACAAGTTTGAAGGACAATGATGGCAATTCTGCTTGTGATCTTTCCGAGTCGGGTTGGCCTTGCTTGCGGCATGCAGGAACAACTCATACCGACTAA
- the LOC126653879 gene encoding uncharacterized protein LOC126653879 — protein sequence MPFCKVSSYQAPPDGASNNGVEIFYRTYGYGSTKVLLIIGLAGTHDSWGPQIKGLTGTDRPNDDGDQISGDGERDGDGDGGGIQVCAFDNRGMGRSSVPTEKSQYTTRMMAKDAIALLDHLGWRKAHIFGHSMGAMISCKLAAMVPDRVLSLALLNVTGGGFQCFPKLDRRTVSVAIRFLKAKTPEQRAAVDLDTHYTKEYLDEYVGCKTRRAILYQEYVKGISSTGMQSSCGFDGQINACWTHKITQTEIEVIRSTGFLVSVVHGRHDIIAQIYYAKRLAEKLYPVARMIDLHGGHLVSHEKTDEVNQALCDLIRATETKISPHDWTNLPQKNHGWLRIGVSFGKASIEGGNNLRPCGVVEKLHIFLLYIFSLFVFIFEYAQRAQRHLRPARVGASLT from the exons ATGCCGTTTTGTAAAGTCTCCTCCTACCAAGCTCCTCCCGACGGAGCTTCCAACAATGGCGTTGAAATTTTCTACAGAACTTACGGTTATGGAAGCACCAAAGTCCTTCTTATTATAG GATTGGCTGGCACGCATGATTCATGGGGCCCGCAAATAAAGGGTCTTACTGGCACGGATAGACCGAATGACGACGGTGATCAAATCTCCGGCGACGGTGAGAGAGACGGCGACGGCGATGGTGGTGGTATTCAAGTGTGTGCATTTGATAACCGTGGTATGGGTCGCAGCTCTGTTCCTACCGAAAAATCTCAATATAC AACAAGGATGATGGCAAAGGATGCAATTGCTTTATTGGATCATTTAGGGTGGAGAAAAGCTCATATATTTGGCCATTCCATGG GGGCTATGATATCTTGCAAGTTAGCTGCAATGGTGCCTGATAGAGTTTTATCTTTGGCGTTACTTAATGTCACCGGCGGAGGTTTCCAATGCTTTCCGAAG CTTGACCGCCGAACTGTATCAGTTGCGATTCGTTTCCTAAAGGCAAAAACTCCTGAGCAAAGAGCAGCTGTTGATTTGGACACCCACTATACAAAG GAATACCTTGATGAGTATGTTGGCTGTAAGACAAGAAGAGCAATTTTATATCAA GAGTATGTGAAAGGCATATCATCAACTGGGATGCAATCTAGTTGTGGTTTTGATGGTCAAATTAATGCTTGTTGGACACATAAGATTACACAAACAGAAATTGAAGTGATCCGTTCTACCGGGTTTCTTGTATCAGTCGTACATGGCAG GCATGATATCATTGCTCAaatatactacgcaaagagaCTAGCGGAGAAGCTGTATCCTGTTGCTAGGATGATAGATCTCCATGGTGGCCATTTAGTGAGTCATGAGAAGACCGATGAG GTCAATCAAGCTCTTTGTGACTTGATCAGGGCGACAGAAACAAAGATCAGCCCTCATGACTGGACTAATTTGCCCCAGAAGAATCATG GTTGGTTGAGAATAGGAGTGTCATTCGGCAAGGCAAGTATAGAGGGCGGGAACAATCTCCGGCCATGTGGTGTCGTAGAGAAGCTACACATATTCCTTCTGTACATCTTTAGTCTCTTTGTGTTCATATTCGAATATGCACAAAGAGCTCAAAGGCATCTAAGACCAGCCAGAGTTGGGGCTTCCCTCACATAG